One Chryseobacterium indoltheticum DNA segment encodes these proteins:
- a CDS encoding xylulokinase, whose translation MKFIGYDVGSSSIKASIVDEQGRVIAHAKYPESEMSIDSPKIGWAEQDPEQWWQNLRILTQKVIAESHIDKNDIKGIGISYQMHGLVLVGKNKEVLRPSIIWCDSRAVETGDQAFDDLGEEVCMNKLLNSPGNFTASKLKWVKENEPEVYEKIWKFMLPGDFIALKLSGEATTTVTGLSEGVLWDFQKHQASKTLLNHWGIDESLVSTVVENFTEQCVVSKQGAEESGLPEGIPILYRAGDQPNNALSLNVMNPGEIAATGGTSGVVYGVTNNIHSKESVRVNNFAHINHTKEQPRIGKMLCLNGAGIQYSWLRHQVDQKRHSYQELNDLASQIPIGSDGVIVLPFGNGAERVLKNKDIGSSTYNVNFNRHKSVHLFRAGLEGIAYSFVYGTEILMNDGLQKGIIKAGGDNLFRSSLFAQSIASLLDTEIRIFDTTGSTGAARAAAIGAGAFDTLNDILTEKDITTTYIPDFKNMDQYRESYGKWKTKLEKVLS comes from the coding sequence ATGAAGTTTATAGGATATGATGTTGGAAGCTCATCAATAAAGGCTTCTATCGTGGATGAACAGGGCAGAGTGATCGCCCATGCAAAATATCCGGAAAGCGAGATGTCCATCGATTCTCCAAAGATTGGCTGGGCAGAACAAGATCCGGAACAATGGTGGCAGAATCTCAGAATTTTAACTCAAAAAGTGATTGCAGAAAGCCACATCGATAAAAATGACATCAAAGGAATTGGTATTTCTTATCAGATGCACGGTTTGGTTTTGGTGGGTAAGAACAAAGAAGTTTTGCGTCCTTCCATTATTTGGTGCGACAGCCGAGCGGTAGAAACCGGCGATCAAGCTTTTGATGATCTCGGTGAGGAAGTTTGTATGAATAAACTTTTGAATTCACCGGGAAATTTCACTGCTTCAAAATTAAAATGGGTCAAAGAAAATGAGCCGGAAGTATATGAAAAGATCTGGAAATTTATGCTTCCCGGAGATTTTATTGCTTTAAAGTTAAGCGGAGAAGCAACGACAACAGTCACAGGATTATCTGAAGGTGTACTTTGGGATTTCCAGAAACATCAGGCTTCAAAAACATTATTGAATCATTGGGGGATTGATGAATCTTTGGTTTCAACGGTTGTAGAAAATTTCACGGAGCAATGTGTTGTTTCAAAACAGGGTGCTGAAGAAAGCGGTTTGCCAGAAGGTATCCCAATTTTGTACAGAGCAGGAGATCAGCCGAATAACGCTTTATCACTAAACGTAATGAACCCCGGAGAGATCGCTGCAACTGGAGGAACTTCTGGAGTTGTTTATGGAGTGACTAATAATATTCATTCTAAAGAATCTGTGCGAGTAAACAATTTTGCACACATTAATCATACAAAAGAGCAACCTAGAATCGGGAAAATGCTTTGTTTAAATGGTGCCGGAATTCAGTACAGCTGGCTGAGACATCAGGTAGACCAGAAAAGACATTCTTATCAGGAACTGAATGATTTAGCTTCACAAATACCAATCGGATCAGATGGAGTTATCGTTTTACCATTCGGAAACGGTGCTGAAAGAGTTTTAAAAAATAAAGACATCGGTTCATCAACTTATAATGTCAATTTTAACCGTCACAAAAGTGTTCATTTGTTCAGAGCCGGATTGGAAGGTATTGCCTACTCTTTCGTGTATGGAACTGAAATTTTGATGAATGACGGTCTTCAAAAAGGAATTATCAAAGCTGGAGGAGACAATTTATTTCGTTCTTCCTTATTTGCGCAATCGATTGCATCCTTACTAGATACAGAAATCAGAATTTTTGATACCACAGGTTCTACCGGAGCAGCAAGAGCAGCAGCAATTGGAGCAGGAGCATTTGATACACTCAACGATATTTTAACAGAAAAAGACATTACCACCACCTACATTCCTGATTTTAAAAATATGGACCAATACAGAGAAAGCTATGGTAAGTGGAAAACAAAACTTGAAAAAGTTTTAAGCTGA
- the xylE gene encoding D-xylose transporter XylE: protein MQIIDSGPKYSSGTKAQINMLYVTVLTLVATLGGLLFGYDTAVISGAEKSIQEYLIIPLGLSSLAHGATISSALIGCIIGGAISGMISTKLGRKKSLMLSAFLFFISALGAAYPEFLFFKHGEHSMGVLLAFNFYRIIGGIGVGLASAVCPMYIGEIAPAEIRGKLVSLNQFAIIFGMLVVYFVNWGIASGQTVEWINEIGWRYMFLSLTIPSALFGILLFFVPETPRYLTFINKDAEALKILTKINGEARGKEIFSEIKSTVVEHKSEIFAFGKTVIVIGILLSVFQQFVGINVALYYAPRIFESMGVHKDSSMLQTVVMGLVNVVFTVIAIFTVDKWGRKPLLIVGSVGMAIGMFAIAILSYYQIIGIATLVFIIVYTASFMMSWGPICWVLISEIFPNKIRGSAIAIAVAAQWAANYLISSTYPFMMEFSGAFTYGFYGVMSVLSLFFVWKWVPETKGKSLEEIEKVWEK, encoded by the coding sequence ATGCAAATAATAGATTCTGGTCCTAAATATTCTTCAGGAACAAAGGCGCAGATCAATATGCTGTATGTTACCGTACTCACGTTGGTCGCCACTTTGGGAGGACTTTTGTTTGGGTACGATACCGCAGTAATTTCCGGAGCTGAAAAATCGATTCAGGAATATCTGATTATTCCATTAGGATTGAGTTCACTGGCTCACGGAGCGACCATTTCGAGCGCATTAATCGGGTGTATTATCGGTGGTGCCATTTCCGGAATGATTTCCACAAAACTGGGAAGAAAAAAATCATTGATGCTTTCTGCATTTTTGTTCTTCATCAGTGCATTGGGAGCAGCGTATCCTGAATTTTTATTCTTCAAACATGGTGAACATTCAATGGGTGTTTTGCTGGCATTTAATTTTTATAGAATCATTGGTGGAATTGGTGTAGGGCTCGCTTCAGCGGTCTGCCCGATGTACATTGGTGAAATTGCACCTGCGGAAATCCGTGGAAAATTAGTTTCTTTAAATCAGTTTGCCATAATTTTCGGAATGTTGGTTGTTTACTTTGTAAACTGGGGTATCGCAAGTGGACAAACCGTAGAATGGATCAACGAGATCGGATGGCGGTATATGTTTTTATCATTGACAATTCCTTCTGCCCTATTCGGAATTCTATTGTTTTTCGTGCCTGAAACTCCGCGTTATCTGACGTTTATCAATAAAGATGCAGAAGCGCTTAAAATATTAACCAAAATAAATGGGGAAGCTCGTGGAAAAGAAATTTTCTCCGAAATTAAAAGTACGGTCGTCGAGCATAAAAGTGAAATTTTTGCCTTCGGGAAAACCGTAATTGTGATTGGAATTTTGCTTTCTGTTTTCCAGCAGTTTGTGGGAATTAATGTGGCATTATATTATGCTCCCAGAATTTTTGAAAGTATGGGCGTTCATAAGGATTCATCAATGTTACAGACCGTTGTGATGGGATTGGTGAATGTTGTATTTACCGTCATTGCCATTTTCACAGTGGATAAATGGGGAAGAAAACCATTATTGATCGTAGGTTCAGTTGGGATGGCGATTGGAATGTTTGCGATTGCGATTTTGTCTTATTATCAAATCATTGGGATTGCTACGTTGGTATTTATCATTGTTTACACGGCTTCATTTATGATGTCTTGGGGACCGATTTGCTGGGTTTTAATTTCAGAGATTTTCCCTAATAAAATAAGAGGAAGTGCGATTGCGATTGCTGTTGCTGCACAATGGGCAGCGAATTATTTAATATCATCAACTTATCCTTTTATGATGGAATTCAGTGGCGCATTTACCTACGGATTTTACGGTGTAATGAGCGTTCTATCCTTATTTTTTGTATGGAAATGGGTTCCTGAAACCAAAGGTAAATCTCTTGAGGAGATTGAAAAGGTTTGGGAAAAATAG
- the xylA gene encoding xylose isomerase yields the protein MAITTGNKEYFKGIDKIQFEGRESDNPLAFKFYDENLVVRGKTMKEYFKFASAYWHTFCATGGDPFGAGTQQFDWLTASDAKQRATEKMDAAFEFFTKLGVPYYCFHDYDLIDEADNFTESTKRLEFITDYAKEKQAASGVKLLWGTSNCFSNPRFMNGAATNPSFDVLAYAGGQVKNALDATIKLGGENYVFWGGREGYMSLLNTNMKREQEHMAKFLHLAKDYARAQGFKGTFFIEPKPMEPTKHQYDFDAATCLNFLRQYDLLDDFKLNLEVNHATLAQHTFEHELQVAADNNVLGSIDANRGDYQNGWDTDQFPVDLYEMTQAMLVIIQAGGFQGGGVNFDAKIRRNSTDLEDIFIAHISGMDNFARSFLAADKILEKSKYSEIRTSRYSSFDSGKGKDFEDGNLSLTDLATYAQGLGEVGRESGKQEYLESIINQYL from the coding sequence ATGGCAATTACAACAGGAAACAAAGAGTATTTTAAAGGAATAGATAAAATTCAGTTTGAGGGAAGAGAGTCTGACAATCCGTTGGCATTCAAATTTTACGATGAGAATTTGGTGGTTCGCGGAAAAACAATGAAAGAATATTTCAAATTTGCTTCTGCTTACTGGCACACATTCTGCGCAACCGGTGGAGATCCGTTCGGTGCTGGAACTCAACAATTTGACTGGTTAACCGCTTCTGATGCAAAACAAAGAGCAACAGAAAAAATGGATGCTGCGTTCGAATTTTTCACAAAATTAGGCGTTCCTTATTACTGTTTCCACGATTATGATTTGATTGATGAAGCAGATAATTTCACAGAATCTACGAAAAGATTAGAATTCATTACCGATTATGCTAAGGAAAAACAAGCTGCTTCAGGTGTAAAATTGCTTTGGGGAACTTCAAACTGTTTTTCAAACCCAAGATTTATGAACGGTGCAGCGACCAATCCTTCATTTGACGTTTTGGCTTACGCTGGCGGACAGGTGAAAAATGCGTTGGATGCAACCATCAAATTAGGTGGAGAAAACTATGTATTCTGGGGCGGTCGTGAAGGTTATATGTCACTTCTAAACACGAATATGAAGCGTGAGCAGGAACATATGGCGAAGTTTTTACATTTGGCTAAAGATTATGCAAGAGCTCAGGGATTCAAAGGAACTTTCTTTATCGAGCCAAAACCAATGGAACCTACAAAACACCAATATGATTTTGATGCAGCAACTTGTTTAAACTTCCTTCGTCAGTACGATTTATTGGATGATTTTAAATTAAATCTTGAAGTAAACCACGCGACTTTAGCACAGCACACTTTTGAGCATGAACTTCAGGTTGCTGCTGATAATAATGTTTTGGGAAGCATCGATGCGAACAGAGGAGATTACCAAAACGGTTGGGATACAGACCAGTTCCCGGTTGATCTATATGAAATGACTCAGGCGATGTTGGTGATCATCCAGGCAGGAGGTTTCCAAGGTGGAGGTGTGAATTTCGATGCTAAAATCAGAAGAAATTCTACAGATCTTGAAGATATTTTTATCGCTCACATTAGCGGAATGGACAATTTTGCTAGATCATTCTTAGCTGCAGATAAAATTTTAGAAAAATCAAAATATTCTGAAATCAGAACTAGCAGATATTCTTCTTTCGACAGTGGAAAAGGGAAGGATTTTGAAGACGGAAATCTTTCTTTAACTGATCTTGCAACTTATGCTCAAGGTTTGGGAGAAGTTGGTAGAGAAAGCGGAAAGCAGGAATATCTTGAGAGTATTATTAATCAATACTTGTAA
- a CDS encoding Na+/H+ antiporter, producing MHSLLPFLLAMVAVIVVLNMFAAKLKIAYPILLVVGGLIISFIPGLPVIRIDPDLIFFIFLPPLLCDAAWNISFKEMKKWWRIIGSFAFLVVFFTALSVALITNYFIPGFTIALGFLLGGIVSPPDAVSTGAITKFVKIPKSTSTILEGESLLNDASSLIIFRFALVAVGTGQFIWMDATMSFFWMVIGGVGIGLLLGWLFVKAHKLLPTDAPSDIALTIIEPYLMYWIAEQFHSSGVLAVVAGGLFMSARRLKFLNSTSRIHAYSVWESLIFILNGVVFLIIGLELPEIVDGLKEDQIPLETAIGYGILVTGILIAARMISSYAALISTMIFRPSVQPHASSRTRRWMMPLLLGWTGMRGVVSLAAALAIPVTLDNGEAFPHRNLILFITFVVILLTLLVQGLTLPYFIKRTRFFDDVFKEESEELTKEKLKKDLKQHVYQFLKTKYENELKDHAGLEIFLRHWEERAKAADDSWMNEKTKLIFIEMLETQREYLSELNKDPKINEEIIRQQLFQIDLEEERLKMI from the coding sequence ATGCACAGTCTTTTACCTTTTCTGTTAGCAATGGTTGCAGTGATCGTTGTTTTAAACATGTTTGCTGCCAAACTCAAAATTGCTTATCCTATTTTATTGGTTGTTGGAGGTTTGATTATCAGTTTCATTCCGGGATTACCTGTCATAAGAATAGATCCGGATCTTATCTTTTTCATATTTCTTCCTCCGTTATTATGTGATGCAGCCTGGAATATTTCTTTTAAAGAAATGAAGAAATGGTGGCGTATTATCGGTAGCTTTGCTTTTCTGGTCGTATTTTTTACCGCTTTATCTGTGGCTTTAATTACCAACTATTTTATCCCGGGATTTACTATTGCTTTAGGCTTTTTACTTGGCGGAATCGTTTCTCCACCAGATGCAGTCAGTACAGGTGCGATTACTAAATTTGTCAAAATTCCAAAATCTACCTCAACCATTCTTGAAGGTGAAAGTTTGCTTAATGATGCCTCATCATTGATTATTTTTCGATTCGCTTTGGTAGCAGTTGGTACAGGTCAGTTCATTTGGATGGATGCAACGATGAGTTTCTTTTGGATGGTCATTGGCGGCGTTGGTATTGGTTTGCTTTTGGGATGGCTTTTTGTAAAGGCTCACAAACTTCTTCCGACCGATGCACCTTCTGATATTGCATTAACGATCATTGAACCTTATTTGATGTACTGGATTGCAGAGCAGTTTCACAGTTCGGGAGTTTTAGCGGTCGTTGCCGGTGGACTTTTTATGTCGGCAAGACGATTAAAGTTTTTGAACAGCACAAGCCGGATTCACGCATACAGTGTTTGGGAAAGTCTTATTTTTATTCTGAATGGAGTTGTTTTTCTAATTATTGGATTAGAGCTTCCGGAAATTGTAGATGGACTGAAGGAAGATCAAATTCCACTGGAAACAGCTATTGGTTACGGTATTTTGGTAACAGGAATTCTCATCGCTGCAAGGATGATAAGTTCTTATGCTGCATTAATTTCTACGATGATTTTTCGCCCAAGTGTACAGCCTCATGCCTCTTCCAGAACACGCCGTTGGATGATGCCGCTTTTATTGGGCTGGACAGGGATGCGAGGTGTAGTTTCGCTCGCTGCAGCGTTGGCAATTCCGGTAACTTTAGATAATGGCGAAGCTTTTCCACATAGAAATTTAATTCTCTTTATTACGTTTGTTGTCATTCTCCTTACGCTTTTAGTGCAAGGCCTGACGCTTCCTTATTTTATAAAGCGTACCCGGTTTTTTGATGATGTTTTTAAAGAAGAATCTGAAGAATTAACGAAAGAGAAATTAAAGAAAGATCTGAAACAACATGTTTATCAATTTCTTAAAACCAAATACGAAAATGAATTGAAAGATCATGCAGGTTTAGAGATTTTTCTTAGACATTGGGAAGAACGTGCGAAAGCTGCCGACGACAGTTGGATGAATGAGAAAACAAAACTTATTTTTATAGAAATGCTCGAAACTCAGCGTGAATATCTTTCCGAGCTTAATAAAGATCCGAAAATTAATGAAGAAATAATCCGTCAGCAATTATTTCAAATCGATCTTGAAGAAGAACGCTTGAAGATGATTTAA